The proteins below come from a single Strix uralensis isolate ZFMK-TIS-50842 chromosome 8, bStrUra1, whole genome shotgun sequence genomic window:
- the LOC141946428 gene encoding uncharacterized protein LOC141946428 isoform X2 gives MEGTRRALLRLAAACCLLCALPGEGQKTAQTLETPSLFLSTVLTSHQPTEASAFSPVTTAIPETSLEKKLTAATLNATGAHATEMEDASIPTTPMVGTQAERLQASTPASPRDVTVTQREHHNVSLSVNSSTEIPSPTPTASTLEENQPNHEVTETFSTTEEMDDTSSATPTLPLNSVPATTNSSQLGPFDGQTMGPTAARSETRPGTSPVGATEESTTEPRTSSAPISTVGSTSPAIASSTVTVRSLVTSSSSTSTADTPTNISTLEQPLKPMHEKASVLDVADDKNPELPSSPLAETTRADPLVITVISVFIVMVGILGLVGFLRYRQHNSRMEFRRLQDLPMDDMMEDTPLSLYSY, from the exons GAGAGGGACAGAAGACAGCACAGACCTTGGAGACACCATCACTTTTTCTTAGCACAGTTCTGACCTCGCATCAGCCAACGGAAGCCTCTGCCTTCAGTCCAGTGACTACTGCCATTCCCGAGACAAGCCTGGAGAAAAAATTGACTGCTGCAACACTCAATGCCACTGGAGCCCACGCTACAGAGATGGAGGATGCCTCCATCCCTACCACCCCCATGGTAGGCACCCAGGCGGAGAGACTGCAGGCTTccacccctgccagccccagagaTGTCACAGTTACACAGCGCGAGCACCACAACGTGAGCTTGTCAGtcaacagcagcactgaaatcccCTCTCCTACCCCGACTGCCAGTACTCTGGAAGAAAACCAGCCCAACCATGAAGTCACAGAGACTTTCAGCACAACTGAAGAAATGGATGACACCAGCAGTGCAACCCCCACGCTTCCTCTGAACAGTGTGCCGG CAACAACTAACAGCTCTCAGCTGGGGCCTTTTGATGGGCAGACCATGGGGCCCACAGCAGCAAGGTCTGAAACCAGGCCAGGAACAAGCCCTGTGGGTGCCACAGAGGAAAGCACCACGGAGCCCAGAACCTCTTCTGCTCCCATCTCCACCGTAGGGAGCACATCCCCTGCTATCGCCTCCAGTACTGTGACAGTGAGATCCCTTGTGACCAGCTCCTCGTCTACCAGCACAGCTGATACCCCCACCAACATATCTACACTGGAGCAGCCATTAAAACCCATGCACGAGAAAGCTTCTGTGTTGGATGTTGCTGATGACAAAAATCCAG AGCTACCCAGTTCTCCTTTGGCTGAGACAACGAGGGCAGACCCCTTGGTAATCACCGTGATCTCTGTCTTCATTGTCATGGTGGGCATCCTAGGCCTGGTGGGCTTCTTGAGATACCGCCAGCACAACAGCCGCATGGAGTTCCGGCGCCTGCAGGACCTGCCCATG GATGACATGATGGAGGACACCCCTCTCTCACTCTACAGCTACTAG
- the LOC141946428 gene encoding uncharacterized protein LOC141946428 isoform X1, translating to MEGTRRALLRLAAACCLLCALPGEGQKTAQTLETPSLFLSTVLTSHQPTEASAFSPVTTAIPETSLEKKLTAATLNATGAHATEMEDASIPTTPMVGTQAERLQASTPASPRDVTVTQREHHNVSLSVNSSTEIPSPTPTASTLEENQPNHEVTETFSTTEEMDDTSSATPTLPLNSVPAATTNSSQLGPFDGQTMGPTAARSETRPGTSPVGATEESTTEPRTSSAPISTVGSTSPAIASSTVTVRSLVTSSSSTSTADTPTNISTLEQPLKPMHEKASVLDVADDKNPELPSSPLAETTRADPLVITVISVFIVMVGILGLVGFLRYRQHNSRMEFRRLQDLPMDDMMEDTPLSLYSY from the exons GAGAGGGACAGAAGACAGCACAGACCTTGGAGACACCATCACTTTTTCTTAGCACAGTTCTGACCTCGCATCAGCCAACGGAAGCCTCTGCCTTCAGTCCAGTGACTACTGCCATTCCCGAGACAAGCCTGGAGAAAAAATTGACTGCTGCAACACTCAATGCCACTGGAGCCCACGCTACAGAGATGGAGGATGCCTCCATCCCTACCACCCCCATGGTAGGCACCCAGGCGGAGAGACTGCAGGCTTccacccctgccagccccagagaTGTCACAGTTACACAGCGCGAGCACCACAACGTGAGCTTGTCAGtcaacagcagcactgaaatcccCTCTCCTACCCCGACTGCCAGTACTCTGGAAGAAAACCAGCCCAACCATGAAGTCACAGAGACTTTCAGCACAACTGAAGAAATGGATGACACCAGCAGTGCAACCCCCACGCTTCCTCTGAACAGTGTGCCGG CAGCAACAACTAACAGCTCTCAGCTGGGGCCTTTTGATGGGCAGACCATGGGGCCCACAGCAGCAAGGTCTGAAACCAGGCCAGGAACAAGCCCTGTGGGTGCCACAGAGGAAAGCACCACGGAGCCCAGAACCTCTTCTGCTCCCATCTCCACCGTAGGGAGCACATCCCCTGCTATCGCCTCCAGTACTGTGACAGTGAGATCCCTTGTGACCAGCTCCTCGTCTACCAGCACAGCTGATACCCCCACCAACATATCTACACTGGAGCAGCCATTAAAACCCATGCACGAGAAAGCTTCTGTGTTGGATGTTGCTGATGACAAAAATCCAG AGCTACCCAGTTCTCCTTTGGCTGAGACAACGAGGGCAGACCCCTTGGTAATCACCGTGATCTCTGTCTTCATTGTCATGGTGGGCATCCTAGGCCTGGTGGGCTTCTTGAGATACCGCCAGCACAACAGCCGCATGGAGTTCCGGCGCCTGCAGGACCTGCCCATG GATGACATGATGGAGGACACCCCTCTCTCACTCTACAGCTACTAG